In Streptomyces longhuiensis, the following proteins share a genomic window:
- a CDS encoding NYN domain-containing protein produces MVESEGGEAGDGAAEVLDRPLPEGVRHRVVQIVSDGFGGLTVAELPPQLRQYARFTPTRRAKFAGNAMAAAVESDTLFRQRIGERLRDAQPELAGALDSGAPPPAADPLDVAAAAYVLRPTGWVKLVAAAGEEAVRADAERADEETKAELERLRAEVEAAREQGRSETERLRAELESAKKEAESLHRKLRSALSDVKRGEAALRKVHGETEAVRAETHAQLSAADSETRRLKARLGETEAALEASRKAAREGRSVEDMRVRLLLDTVLESAQGLRRELALPPVSVRPAETVDAVEPGRMSPKDIAARALSEHDPAILDQLLALPQAHLVVDGYNVTKTGYPTMPLEKQRLRLLGSLSQLAAQTGAEVTCVFDGAELAAPVLLAPPRGVRVLFSKAGVTADELIRQLVRAEPSGRPVVVVSTDREVADGVAKSGARPVASVTLLKRLSRG; encoded by the coding sequence ATGGTGGAGAGCGAAGGCGGGGAGGCCGGGGACGGCGCCGCTGAGGTGCTCGACCGGCCGTTGCCCGAAGGTGTGCGGCACCGGGTCGTGCAGATCGTCTCGGACGGTTTCGGCGGGCTGACGGTCGCCGAACTGCCGCCCCAGTTGCGGCAGTATGCGCGCTTCACCCCGACCCGGCGCGCCAAGTTCGCCGGCAACGCGATGGCGGCCGCCGTGGAGAGCGACACGCTCTTCCGCCAGCGCATCGGCGAACGTCTCAGAGACGCCCAGCCGGAGCTCGCCGGCGCCCTGGACTCCGGGGCGCCGCCGCCCGCCGCCGACCCCTTGGACGTGGCCGCCGCGGCCTATGTGCTGCGGCCCACGGGCTGGGTGAAGCTCGTGGCGGCCGCCGGCGAGGAGGCCGTGCGGGCCGACGCCGAGCGCGCCGACGAGGAGACGAAGGCCGAGCTGGAGCGGCTGCGCGCGGAGGTCGAGGCCGCCCGTGAGCAGGGCAGGTCCGAGACCGAACGGCTGCGCGCGGAGCTGGAGTCGGCGAAGAAGGAGGCCGAGTCCCTCCACCGCAAGCTGCGCAGCGCCCTCAGCGACGTCAAGCGCGGCGAGGCGGCCCTGCGCAAGGTCCACGGCGAGACCGAGGCCGTACGGGCCGAGACGCATGCGCAGCTGTCCGCCGCCGACAGCGAGACGCGGCGGCTCAAGGCTCGGCTCGGCGAGACGGAGGCGGCGCTCGAGGCTTCCCGCAAGGCGGCGCGCGAGGGCCGCAGCGTCGAGGACATGCGCGTACGGCTGCTGCTCGACACCGTCCTGGAGTCCGCCCAGGGGCTGCGCCGCGAACTGGCGCTGCCACCCGTGTCCGTGCGCCCCGCCGAGACCGTGGACGCCGTCGAACCCGGGCGGATGTCGCCGAAGGACATCGCGGCCCGCGCCCTGTCCGAGCACGACCCCGCCATCCTGGACCAGTTGCTCGCCCTGCCGCAGGCCCATCTCGTGGTCGACGGCTACAACGTCACCAAGACCGGCTATCCGACGATGCCGCTGGAGAAGCAGCGGCTGAGGCTGCTCGGCTCGCTCTCCCAGCTCGCCGCGCAGACCGGTGCCGAGGTCACCTGTGTCTTCGACGGGGCCGAACTCGCCGCGCCCGTACTGCTGGCGCCGCCGCGCGGGGTGCGTGTGCTGTTCTCGAAGGCGGGTGTGACCGCCGACGAACTGATCCGCCAGCTGGTGCGCGCCGAGCCCTCCGGACGGCCCGTGGTGGTCGTCTCCACGGACCGCGAGGTGGCCGACGGGGTCGCCAAGTCGGGCGCCCGTCCCGTCGCCTCCGTGACGCTCCTGAAGCGTCTCTCGCGCGGCTGA
- a CDS encoding cytochrome b, whose translation MSTTTTNDASSREKAPAGERVADWADGRLGIYSLAKANMRKIFPDHWSFMLGEICLYSFIIIILTGVYLTLFFHPSMNEVEYHGSYVPLQGQLMSEAFNSTMHISFDVRGGLLIRQIHHWAALIFLAGMFVHMMRVFFTGAFRKPREINWLFGFLLFVLGMFTGFTGYSLPDDLLSGTGVRFMEGAVLSVPIVGTYLSFFLFGGEFPGGDFVARFYSVHILLLPGIMLGLVVGHLILVFYHKHTQFAGPGKTNKNVVGMPLLPVYMAKAGGFFFLVFGVIAVVSAIASINPIWAIGPYRIDQVSTGAQPDWYMGFSEGLIRFMPGWEINLWGHTLVLGVFIPLIIFPLVLVAIAVYPFIESWVTGDKREHHILDRPRNVPTRTAFGAAWISWYFVLLVGGGNDLWATHFHLSINAITWFVRIGFFVVPVLVFVATKRICLGLQRRDKDKVLHGRESGLIKRLPHGEFIEVHEPLGPDALHTLTAHEQYAPLEIGPTVDENGVERKVSGTEKLRAKLSEGLYGEESQIPKPTVEEYKEITSGHGHH comes from the coding sequence ATGAGCACTACGACGACCAACGACGCGTCCTCGCGCGAGAAGGCGCCCGCCGGTGAGCGGGTAGCCGACTGGGCGGACGGCCGGCTCGGGATCTACTCCCTGGCCAAGGCCAACATGCGCAAGATCTTCCCGGACCACTGGTCCTTCATGCTCGGTGAGATCTGCCTCTACAGCTTCATCATCATCATCCTCACGGGTGTGTACCTGACGCTGTTCTTCCACCCGTCGATGAACGAGGTGGAGTACCACGGCAGCTACGTCCCGCTGCAGGGACAGCTGATGTCCGAGGCGTTCAACTCGACCATGCACATCTCCTTCGATGTGCGCGGTGGTCTGCTGATCCGGCAGATCCACCACTGGGCGGCGCTGATCTTCCTCGCCGGCATGTTCGTGCACATGATGCGCGTGTTCTTCACGGGTGCGTTCCGCAAGCCCCGTGAGATCAACTGGCTGTTCGGCTTCCTGCTGTTCGTCCTCGGCATGTTCACCGGCTTCACCGGTTACTCGCTCCCGGACGACCTGCTCTCCGGCACCGGTGTCCGCTTCATGGAGGGCGCGGTCCTGTCCGTGCCGATCGTCGGCACGTACCTGTCGTTCTTCCTCTTCGGCGGCGAGTTCCCGGGCGGCGACTTCGTCGCGCGGTTCTACTCGGTCCACATCCTGCTGCTGCCGGGCATCATGCTCGGCCTGGTGGTCGGCCACCTGATCCTGGTCTTCTACCACAAGCACACGCAGTTCGCGGGCCCCGGAAAGACGAACAAGAACGTCGTCGGCATGCCGCTGCTGCCGGTCTACATGGCCAAGGCGGGTGGCTTCTTCTTCCTGGTCTTCGGTGTCATCGCGGTCGTCTCCGCGATCGCGTCGATCAACCCGATCTGGGCCATCGGCCCGTACCGGATCGACCAGGTCTCCACCGGCGCCCAGCCCGACTGGTACATGGGCTTCTCCGAAGGCCTGATCCGCTTCATGCCGGGCTGGGAGATCAACCTCTGGGGCCACACGCTCGTCCTGGGTGTGTTCATCCCGCTGATCATCTTCCCGCTGGTCCTGGTGGCCATCGCGGTCTACCCGTTCATCGAGTCCTGGGTCACCGGCGACAAGCGCGAGCACCACATCCTGGACCGCCCGCGCAACGTCCCGACCCGGACCGCGTTCGGTGCAGCCTGGATCAGCTGGTACTTCGTCCTGCTCGTCGGTGGTGGTAACGACCTCTGGGCCACGCACTTCCACCTGTCGATCAACGCGATCACCTGGTTCGTGCGCATCGGGTTCTTCGTCGTGCCCGTGCTGGTCTTCGTCGCCACCAAGCGGATCTGCCTCGGCCTCCAGCGCCGCGACAAGGACAAGGTGCTGCACGGACGCGAGTCCGGCCTCATCAAGCGCCTGCCGCACGGTGAGTTCATCGAGGTCCACGAGCCGCTCGGGCCCGACGCCCTGCACACCCTCACCGCGCACGAGCAGTACGCGCCGCTCGAGATCGGCCCGACGGTCGACGAGAACGGTGTGGAGCGCAAGGTGTCCGGTACCGAGAAGCTGCGGGCCAAGCTCTCCGAGGGCCTGTACGGCGAGGAGAGCCAGATCCCCAAGCCGACTGTCGAGGAGTACAAGGAGATCACCAGCGGCCACGGCCACCACTGA
- a CDS encoding aminotransferase class V-fold PLP-dependent enzyme gives MSVSTAAADQSLCTPLPVLGRDVTVPLVTGGEVTYAALDYAASAPALQRVWDDVAAYAPYYGSVHRGAGYLSQLSTDLFENSRVTVAEFLGCRADDQVIFTRSTTDSLNLLAAVLPADCEVFVFETEHHASLLPWRDARVTYLNAPRTPDEAVQTLESALAERDPYGPALVCVTGASNVTGELWPVRELAAAAHAHGARIVLDAAQLAPHHPVDIQDLDVDWVAFSGHKLYAPFGSGVLAGRADWLQASEPYLAGGGASRKVARRADGGVDVEWHDSAARHEAGSPNVIGVYSIASACKALTEAGFDSLVAREQHLIGKVRDGLAAVPEVKVLSLFGDDAPRVGVISFVVDGWNSSHFAAALSAEYGIGVRDGLFCAHPLVRTLLGSDPQSQGECGAPEAAPGEKSLNAIRVSFGAGTPDEHVERFVRAVTELVRDGARWNYRTEDGRCVPAV, from the coding sequence ATGTCTGTCTCCACCGCTGCCGCCGACCAGTCGCTTTGTACCCCTCTGCCGGTTCTCGGCCGGGATGTCACCGTTCCGCTCGTCACCGGTGGCGAGGTCACCTACGCGGCCCTCGACTACGCGGCCAGCGCCCCGGCGCTCCAGCGGGTCTGGGACGACGTGGCCGCCTACGCGCCGTACTACGGCAGCGTCCACCGCGGTGCCGGGTACCTCTCGCAGCTGTCGACCGACCTCTTCGAGAACTCCCGCGTGACCGTCGCCGAGTTCCTCGGCTGCCGCGCGGACGACCAGGTGATCTTCACCCGGTCGACCACCGACTCGCTCAACCTGCTCGCCGCCGTGCTCCCCGCCGACTGCGAGGTCTTCGTCTTCGAGACCGAACACCACGCCTCGCTCCTGCCGTGGCGCGACGCCCGCGTGACGTACCTGAACGCGCCGCGCACGCCCGACGAGGCCGTCCAGACCCTGGAGAGCGCCCTCGCCGAGCGCGACCCCTACGGGCCCGCCCTGGTGTGCGTCACGGGCGCCTCGAACGTCACCGGCGAGCTGTGGCCCGTCCGTGAGCTCGCCGCCGCTGCCCACGCCCATGGCGCCCGTATCGTCCTCGACGCCGCGCAGCTCGCCCCGCACCACCCCGTGGACATCCAGGACCTCGACGTCGACTGGGTCGCCTTCTCCGGGCACAAGCTGTACGCCCCCTTCGGCTCCGGCGTCCTCGCCGGCCGCGCCGACTGGCTCCAGGCCTCCGAGCCGTACCTCGCCGGTGGCGGCGCCTCCCGCAAGGTCGCGCGGCGTGCGGACGGCGGTGTGGACGTCGAGTGGCACGACAGCGCGGCCCGCCACGAGGCCGGTTCGCCGAACGTCATCGGCGTCTACTCCATCGCCTCCGCCTGCAAGGCCCTCACCGAGGCGGGCTTCGACTCGCTCGTCGCCCGTGAGCAGCACCTGATCGGCAAGGTCCGTGACGGTCTCGCCGCCGTGCCCGAGGTGAAGGTCCTCTCGCTGTTCGGCGACGACGCCCCGCGCGTCGGCGTCATCTCCTTCGTCGTCGACGGCTGGAACAGCTCGCACTTCGCGGCCGCGCTCTCCGCCGAGTACGGCATCGGCGTGCGCGACGGCCTCTTCTGCGCCCACCCGCTCGTGCGCACCCTGCTGGGCAGCGACCCGCAGTCGCAGGGGGAGTGCGGGGCGCCCGAGGCCGCGCCCGGCGAGAAGTCCCTCAACGCGATCCGCGTCAGCTTCGGCGCCGGCACCCCGGACGAGCACGTCGAGCGCTTCGTCCGCGCCGTGACCGAGCTGGTCCGCGACGGCGCGCGCTGGAACTACCGCACGGAGGACGGGCGTTGCGTCCCCGCCGTGTGA
- a CDS encoding Lrp/AsnC family transcriptional regulator, which translates to MITAIVLIKTSVDRIPEIAESIAALDSVSEVFSVTGTYDLIAMVRVARHDDLADVIPGKISKIPGVEATDTHVAFRTYSQHDLEAAFAIGLDS; encoded by the coding sequence GTGATCACCGCGATCGTGCTCATCAAGACCAGCGTGGACCGGATCCCCGAGATCGCCGAGTCGATCGCCGCCCTCGACAGCGTCAGCGAGGTCTTCTCCGTGACCGGAACGTACGACCTGATCGCCATGGTGCGCGTCGCGCGCCACGACGACCTGGCGGACGTCATCCCCGGGAAGATCAGCAAGATCCCCGGCGTGGAGGCGACGGACACGCACGTCGCGTTCCGCACCTACTCGCAGCACGACCTGGAGGCGGCGTTCGCGATCGGGCTCGACTCCTGA
- a CDS encoding cytochrome c oxidase subunit 3 — MSVVATATTVETGHAHPSVNRPNLTSVGTIIWLSSELMFFAALFAMYFTLRSVTGPDHWKEMAESLNVPFSATNTTILVLSSLTCQLGVFAAERGDVKKLRTWFIVTFIMGAIFIGGQIFEYTELVKKDGLSLSSDPYGSVFYLTTGFHGLHVTGGLIAFLFVLGRTYAARKFTHEQATAAIVVSYYWHFVDVVWIGLFATIYLIK; from the coding sequence ATGTCGGTCGTGGCGACAGCAACGACAGTAGAAACCGGGCACGCGCACCCGTCGGTCAATCGGCCGAACCTCACCAGCGTCGGAACCATCATCTGGCTGAGTTCCGAGCTGATGTTCTTCGCGGCCCTCTTCGCGATGTACTTCACCCTGCGATCGGTGACCGGGCCAGATCACTGGAAGGAAATGGCCGAGTCGCTGAACGTTCCGTTCTCAGCGACGAACACCACGATCCTGGTGCTCTCCTCACTGACCTGTCAGCTCGGCGTGTTCGCCGCCGAGCGCGGGGATGTGAAGAAGCTCAGGACATGGTTCATCGTCACCTTCATCATGGGTGCGATCTTCATCGGCGGTCAGATCTTCGAGTACACCGAGCTGGTCAAGAAGGACGGTCTCTCGCTGTCCTCCGACCCGTACGGCTCGGTGTTCTACCTGACGACTGGCTTCCATGGACTGCACGTGACAGGTGGCCTCATCGCCTTCCTGTTCGTCCTCGGCCGCACATACGCGGCCAGGAAGTTCACCCATGAGCAGGCGACCGCAGCCATCGTCGTGTCCTATTACTGGCACTTCGTCGATGTCGTCTGGATCGGCCTTTTCGCCACGATCTACCTGATCAAGTAG
- the trpD gene encoding anthranilate phosphoribosyltransferase, which translates to MNAVTPAGGNTAAGRSWPQLLNGLLEGRDQSADDTAWAMDRIMRGEATDVQIAGFAVAMRAKGETVEEISGLVRSMYEHANVIEVPGDTVDIVGTGGDGAKTVNISTMSAIVIAGTGAKVVKHGNRAASSASGASDVLEKLGVNLELTPKRVAEVAEEAGITFCFAVKFHPALRHVAAARGQLGIRTTFNFLGPLTNPAKVRAQAVGVADARMAPIVAGVFAERGHSSLVFRGDDGLDELTTTATSRIWVVRDGAVREEAFDPRDVGLELVPVSALRGADASYNAEVARRLLDGERGPVRDAVLLNSAAALVALTPGEGPLTDQIRAGMARAAESIDSGAAKRSLERWVAASNA; encoded by the coding sequence ATGAATGCTGTGACCCCCGCAGGAGGCAATACCGCGGCGGGCCGTTCCTGGCCCCAGCTGCTGAACGGCCTCCTCGAAGGGCGCGACCAGAGCGCCGACGACACCGCCTGGGCCATGGACCGCATCATGCGGGGCGAGGCCACGGACGTGCAGATCGCCGGGTTCGCTGTGGCCATGCGCGCCAAGGGCGAGACCGTCGAGGAGATCTCCGGCCTCGTACGGTCCATGTACGAGCACGCGAACGTGATCGAGGTCCCGGGCGACACGGTCGACATCGTCGGCACGGGTGGCGACGGCGCCAAGACGGTCAACATCTCCACGATGTCGGCCATCGTCATCGCGGGTACGGGTGCCAAGGTCGTCAAGCACGGCAACCGCGCCGCCTCGTCGGCGTCCGGCGCCTCGGACGTCCTGGAGAAGCTCGGCGTGAATCTGGAGCTGACGCCGAAGCGCGTGGCCGAGGTCGCGGAGGAGGCGGGGATCACGTTCTGCTTCGCCGTGAAGTTCCACCCGGCGCTGCGGCACGTGGCGGCGGCGCGCGGCCAGCTGGGCATCCGCACGACGTTCAACTTCCTCGGTCCGCTGACCAACCCGGCCAAGGTGCGGGCACAGGCCGTCGGGGTCGCCGACGCGCGGATGGCGCCCATCGTGGCCGGTGTCTTCGCCGAGCGCGGTCACTCGTCGCTCGTCTTCCGCGGCGACGACGGGCTGGACGAGCTGACGACGACGGCGACCTCGCGGATCTGGGTGGTCCGGGACGGCGCCGTGCGCGAGGAGGCCTTCGACCCGCGGGACGTCGGCCTCGAGCTGGTGCCGGTGTCCGCGCTGCGGGGCGCCGACGCGTCGTACAACGCGGAGGTCGCCCGCCGCCTCCTGGACGGCGAGAGGGGCCCGGTACGGGACGCGGTCCTCCTCAACTCGGCGGCGGCGCTCGTCGCTCTCACGCCCGGCGAGGGCCCTCTGACCGACCAGATCCGGGCCGGCATGGCCCGCGCCGCCGAGTCGATCGACTCGGGCGCCGCGAAGAGGTCGCTGGAGCGCTGGGTGGCGGCCAGCAACGCGTGA
- a CDS encoding Rieske 2Fe-2S domain-containing protein, which translates to MSSQEIPEENLPSAQDADQPHGSVAVKDDPFADPGLPPHEHRIQDIDERAAKRSERVVAFLFMLSMLSTVAFIASYVTIKADKSVYIWPIGHISALNFALGMTLGVALFCIGAGAVHWARTLMSDVEVADDRHAISAEPDVKAKVLADFKQGAKESQFGRRKLIRNTLFGAVAMVPLSGVILLRDLGPLPEDKLRHTAWKKGKLLVNMNTNEPLRPSDIVVGSLTFAKPEGLEETDEDFQQVMGKAALMLVRIQPEDIKDKQELEWAHEGVVAYSKVCTHVGCPISLYEQQTHHVLCPCHQSTFDLSDGARVIFGPAGHALPQLRIGVNGEGYLQALGDFAEPVGPAFWERG; encoded by the coding sequence ATGAGTAGCCAAGAGATTCCAGAAGAGAACCTGCCCAGCGCGCAGGACGCCGACCAGCCGCACGGCTCGGTCGCGGTGAAGGACGACCCCTTCGCCGATCCGGGGCTGCCGCCCCACGAGCACCGGATCCAGGACATCGACGAGCGGGCCGCCAAGCGCTCCGAGCGCGTGGTCGCCTTCCTGTTCATGCTCTCGATGCTCTCCACCGTCGCCTTCATCGCCTCGTACGTGACGATCAAGGCCGACAAGAGCGTCTACATCTGGCCGATCGGGCACATCAGCGCGCTGAACTTCGCGCTCGGTATGACGCTCGGCGTCGCCCTGTTCTGCATCGGCGCGGGCGCGGTCCACTGGGCCCGCACCCTGATGTCCGACGTGGAGGTGGCCGACGACCGTCACGCGATCTCGGCCGAGCCCGACGTCAAGGCGAAGGTCCTGGCGGACTTCAAGCAGGGCGCCAAGGAGTCGCAGTTCGGTCGGCGCAAGCTGATCCGCAACACGCTCTTCGGCGCGGTCGCCATGGTCCCGCTCTCCGGCGTCATCCTCCTTCGTGACCTCGGTCCGCTGCCGGAGGACAAGCTCCGGCACACCGCGTGGAAGAAGGGCAAGCTCCTCGTCAACATGAACACGAACGAGCCGCTGCGTCCTTCGGACATCGTGGTCGGCTCGCTCACCTTCGCCAAGCCCGAGGGCCTGGAGGAGACGGACGAGGACTTCCAGCAGGTCATGGGCAAGGCCGCCCTGATGCTGGTCCGGATCCAGCCGGAGGACATCAAGGACAAGCAAGAGCTCGAGTGGGCTCACGAGGGCGTCGTCGCGTACTCGAAGGTCTGCACCCACGTGGGTTGCCCGATCTCCCTGTACGAACAGCAGACGCACCACGTGCTCTGCCCCTGTCACCAGTCCACCTTCGACCTCTCCGACGGCGCCCGCGTCATCTTCGGTCCCGCCGGCCACGCGCTCCCGCAGCTGCGTATCGGCGTGAACGGCGAGGGTTACCTGCAGGCGCTCGGCGACTTCGCAGAGCCCGTCGGTCCTGCTTTCTGGGAGCGCGGATGA
- a CDS encoding C40 family peptidase yields MASHRRPKQPSRTRVTVLTATAAAAVALTSQAAQAAPKPTKSEVKAKVDKLYEEAEKATDKYNGAKEKQKKLEKEIGDLQDKVARGQEDLNELRSGLGSMASAQYRSGGIDPSVQLFLSADPDDFLDKASTLDQLSGQQVEGLKKIQEKQRSLAQERQEAADKLKDLADTRTELGKKKQQVQSKLSAAQKLLNTLTAAERQKMAADDARASRSAGARVDLGNEVPASKRGAAALSAAATQLGKPYVSGGTGPNSYDCSGLTQWSYGQAGVGITRTTYTQQNDGPKIGMSQLKPGDLVFFNNLAHVGLYAGNGQVLHAPHPGAVVRYESMSTVGSFMFGVRI; encoded by the coding sequence GTGGCGTCCCACCGTCGACCCAAGCAGCCGAGCCGCACCCGTGTGACCGTGCTCACCGCAACCGCCGCCGCAGCCGTGGCCCTCACGTCGCAGGCGGCACAGGCCGCGCCGAAGCCGACCAAGAGTGAGGTCAAGGCCAAGGTCGACAAGCTCTACGAAGAGGCGGAGAAGGCCACCGACAAGTACAACGGGGCCAAGGAGAAGCAGAAGAAGCTCGAGAAGGAGATCGGCGACCTCCAGGACAAGGTCGCCCGCGGCCAGGAGGACCTCAACGAGCTCCGCTCCGGCCTCGGTTCGATGGCCAGCGCGCAGTACCGCTCCGGCGGCATCGACCCCTCCGTCCAGCTCTTCCTCTCCGCCGACCCGGACGACTTCCTGGACAAGGCCTCCACGCTCGACCAGCTCAGCGGTCAGCAGGTCGAGGGCCTGAAGAAGATCCAGGAGAAGCAGCGTTCGCTGGCGCAGGAGCGCCAGGAGGCCGCCGACAAGCTCAAGGACCTCGCCGACACCCGCACGGAACTCGGCAAGAAGAAGCAGCAGGTCCAGAGCAAGCTCAGCGCCGCGCAGAAGCTCCTCAACACCCTCACCGCCGCCGAGCGGCAGAAGATGGCCGCCGACGACGCCCGCGCGAGCCGCTCCGCCGGCGCCCGCGTCGACCTCGGCAACGAGGTCCCGGCCTCCAAGCGGGGTGCCGCCGCCCTGAGCGCCGCCGCCACCCAGCTCGGCAAGCCGTACGTCTCCGGCGGCACGGGCCCCAACTCCTACGACTGCTCCGGGCTCACCCAGTGGTCGTACGGACAGGCCGGTGTGGGCATAACCCGGACCACGTACACGCAGCAGAACGACGGCCCGAAGATCGGCATGAGCCAGCTCAAGCCCGGCGACCTGGTGTTCTTCAACAACCTCGCGCACGTGGGCCTGTACGCCGGCAACGGCCAGGTGCTGCACGCCCCGCACCCCGGCGCCGTCGTGCGCTACGAGTCGATGAGCACCGTCGGTTCGTTCATGTTCGGCGTCCGCATCTGA
- a CDS encoding rhomboid family intramembrane serine protease: MIDNWGTAAVRTVRSAVRNQPAPVTYGLIVLCCVAFLLSPGSGLNPAYGTGDRLLAAQSDYFARWGVIPSQLLTGSPRAALTTVTALFVHGSWLHLLGNMLFLYVFGAMVEERMGHLQFALFYLLSGCVALLGYAIAHASSEQTLVGASGAISAVLGAFLYLFPRARVTSVFPFLFFLPLRFPAWVVLPFWVALQWAAARQGSQGPGVAYLAHLVGFSVGFLYAWVRYGGRERGARSASARGRGRETGGLE, translated from the coding sequence ATGATCGACAATTGGGGTACGGCGGCGGTGAGGACGGTCAGGTCGGCCGTCAGGAACCAGCCGGCACCGGTGACGTACGGGCTGATCGTGCTGTGCTGCGTGGCCTTCCTGCTGTCCCCGGGGTCCGGGCTCAACCCCGCCTACGGCACGGGCGACCGGCTGCTCGCCGCGCAGAGCGACTACTTCGCCCGCTGGGGCGTGATCCCCTCCCAGCTGCTCACCGGCTCCCCACGCGCCGCCCTCACCACCGTCACGGCCCTCTTCGTCCATGGCAGCTGGCTGCACCTGCTCGGCAACATGCTCTTCCTGTACGTCTTCGGCGCGATGGTCGAAGAACGTATGGGCCACCTCCAGTTCGCGCTCTTCTACCTGCTCTCCGGCTGCGTGGCGCTGCTCGGCTACGCGATCGCGCACGCGAGCTCCGAGCAGACCCTGGTGGGTGCCTCAGGGGCGATCTCCGCGGTGCTCGGGGCGTTCCTGTACCTCTTCCCCAGGGCGCGCGTGACGAGCGTGTTCCCGTTCCTGTTCTTCCTGCCGCTGCGGTTTCCCGCGTGGGTGGTGCTGCCGTTCTGGGTGGCGCTCCAATGGGCCGCGGCGCGGCAGGGCAGCCAGGGGCCCGGGGTGGCCTACCTGGCGCACCTGGTCGGGTTCTCCGTCGGGTTCCTCTACGCGTGGGTGCGCTACGGAGGGAGAGAGCGGGGTGCGCGGAGCGCTTCTGCGCGCGGGCGGGGGCGGGAGACGGGAGGGCTAGAGTGA
- a CDS encoding c-type cytochrome codes for MKKLSARRRHPLAAVVVLLLALAATGGLYAAFAPASKAQADETAQSLAIDEGKKLYAVGCASCHGTGGQGSSDGPPLTGVGAAAVDFQVGTGRMPAQQPGAQIPKKKVIYSQAEIDQLAAYVASLGAGPTVPTKNQVSPEGADIANGGELFRTNCAQCHNFTGEGGALTHGKFAPSLEGVSPKHIYEAMQTGPQNMPSFPDTTMPEKSKKDIIAYINAVNGGKTESPGGLNLGGLGPVSEGLFAWIFGLGALVAVAVWVAARTAKAKKS; via the coding sequence GTGAAAAAGCTCTCCGCACGACGACGCCATCCGCTGGCGGCGGTCGTCGTCCTACTCCTCGCGCTGGCGGCCACCGGGGGGCTGTACGCCGCGTTCGCACCCGCGAGCAAGGCGCAGGCCGACGAAACCGCCCAGTCCCTCGCCATCGACGAGGGCAAGAAGCTCTACGCCGTCGGCTGCGCCAGCTGCCACGGCACCGGCGGTCAGGGCAGCTCTGACGGTCCGCCGCTGACGGGCGTGGGCGCCGCGGCCGTCGACTTCCAGGTCGGCACCGGGCGCATGCCTGCGCAGCAGCCCGGCGCGCAGATCCCGAAGAAGAAGGTCATCTACTCGCAGGCCGAGATCGACCAGCTCGCGGCGTACGTCGCCTCGCTCGGTGCCGGTCCGACCGTCCCGACGAAGAACCAGGTCAGCCCGGAGGGTGCGGACATCGCCAACGGTGGCGAGCTGTTCCGTACCAACTGCGCGCAGTGCCACAACTTCACCGGTGAGGGCGGCGCGCTGACACACGGCAAGTTCGCGCCGAGCCTGGAGGGCGTGAGCCCGAAGCACATCTACGAGGCCATGCAGACGGGCCCGCAGAACATGCCGTCCTTCCCCGACACCACGATGCCGGAGAAGAGCAAGAAGGACATCATCGCGTACATCAACGCGGTCAACGGTGGCAAGACCGAGAGCCCCGGCGGTCTGAACCTGGGCGGGCTCGGCCCGGTCAGTGAAGGCCTGTTCGCCTGGATCTTCGGCCTCGGCGCACTGGTCGCCGTCGCCGTCTGGGTCGCCGCTCGGACCGCAAAGGCCAAGAAGTCATGA